The segment aaacgAACCAAGAATATGCCCAAAAGGAATATGGgaatgataattaaaaaaattattgtataaGCAAATTGGAACAAGTTTGGTTTCGACCACAATTCACGAGGACGCTCGTTGTCACTTgattatttgtaatttattattattttttttgtttaaggcTAATGATGAACTTTAATTGACTATTGTTTGATGGTTATCTCTATAGGCCTTTAtgttttgcaatattttaatcttacgTTAGATAAGAGCAGCGACTCCTGTAGGGCAAGTGTTAGTTATAGTGGTGTTAATAAGCTTTTACGTTAAGGAATTATTTTTGCGGTAGAATATGTTAACAAAACAGTTGCACTTTTATGATTATTCTtgttagaaaaaataattcaggACCTACTTGCAATATTGAGCGCTTTTTGACAAAGCAggccaatttttcaaattttgtcttaGCAGACTTcctgaaaagtattttctttagGGGTATTTTATTACGGGGTGGTTTCTTGgcgataaaaattaatttttttaatatagttttaaaatataatttttttttgaattatctcgatttttcaataaaaaactatttttattttaccccAGGCTAATAGATTGCTTATTAACAATctaatttatctggttttttgaCAACTCGGCCTGATGGTGTTGTTACTTTTTCTTCAGTTGactcagtttttttctttggcttcgcTAGCGatattaagtcaaattttttatattgtttcttaaGGAATTTCTGACGTTTTAGTTGCGCCATTTTAGCTTGGGCAGTGGCACTATGTGGTCTTGTCCCTTCTGAGTCCTTGAGCTTATCTGCATCTGATTCATTGTCAGTATCTGAGGAACTAGTACTTGTAGAATTAGTTTCTGGTTCATTTGAAGAAGAAGTTTGAGATTTAGGTGTCGACCCTGCTTGTCCTTCATAAATTTCTTCTCCTCGCGAAGTAGAGGGTTTACTGATTGACTCGTCTTGTTGATTTCTTGGTTCGGGAGAATTGAAGGATTCTTGGGAACTTTGGGAGGATTCAAATGTTTTCTTGGGGTGCCTCCATTGCTTGAAAGCCATATCCTCGGGGGGATGAGGAATTGATTGCATCATGGTTTCCTTCCAAGAAacccagtcctttggttttgcttttGATATTGTTATGTTGTGATACTGTTGTTCACCCGTGCCGGACTAGCATTAAATGTACTTTGTCTAGTCTTAATCGGATCATTAATAAGATCCATTGCTTCTCGTAATGTTTGTCTTTGGGGCTGATTGACCCTTTCTGACTCTATGTCCCCAGGAGTCTGTATAGCCATATTTAATTCACCGTGTAACGATAAAAGTATGTCTATTGGTGTGACAGGGTGTACCAAATTGTCGGGGAAACGTTTTGGAGAATAAAGGGATGATATTCTATCTGGGAAAAATTGTGTCTATGGAAAAATCGTATAGTCTAATGCTTCTCACTCCTCATTTGAAGATGAGTCGGTTTTCCTCCGTCTCTGCGTGACGGGGGTACTCTTTTGGGCTTAACCATATTTGTCATCattagaaattcattaaatttctccTCATCACTACTATTctcaaaatatccttgtttaaaattaaaaggtttaagctcATTTAGTCTAGAGCGAGGTGGTTCATTTTCGTCTTCCGAGGTATTCGATGTTGAAGGTTGAGGGGTCCATGCTTCTGTGAATCttgccctttttatacgactaacatgcgttttatagatttttcccgtttttggttttaatagtttaaatgtaacgttattatcattttttaattattctgtaGGGTCTGATATATCGATCAGAGAGCTTTTTGCAGTccgatttgttttcattttttaattaaatgcaATCTCCTACTTGAAAATCGAGTTCAACTTTGAcattttggatatttttggcctgttgtttcatttttgatttttctatttcttgtttgacaagtttataaatttttctcattctattgataaattcttgCTTATAATCTTCAGAGTCATTATAGTCTTGTCTTGACTCTATAATGTCATTATAGGGGCTTCTAAAGTCTCgtccgaataatatataaaatgggttatcaCGTATAACTGGGGAGTAAGCTGtattaatcacattcgttaaaTAAGGTAAAGTTTCGTGCCAATTTCTTCTATCACCCTTAGTGTAAATCCCtaaaatattagagaatagCTTGTGCcggttttcaatttttccattcGCTTGGGGGTGGTAGGGGGTCGTtgccaatttatttatttgaaaaaaacacattaaatcCTCGGTTACTTTTGATACGAAATTAGGACCATTGTCGCTTAATACTGTGTTAGGAATATCGTAATTAAGGAATCAAGAGCATTTGACGTCGTGTAAGCGCTctgattttttaatggtttagcaAATGTGAAACCGGAAAAATGATCGATTACTGTAAGTACGCAGGTGTGTCCTTTGTTAGACGTGGGTAATCCTCAGCTAgtaccatataaatcaaaagaaactatatcaaaTGGAAATTTGGCCATAGGAGTCCTTCCAATTATAGGATTAGGGTAGGCTTGGGGATTGTTTCTTAAATTACATGTTTCACAAGTATTAACATAATTCTTCAACTTTGTTAAGGCTGAAGTGacaaaaagtattgttttagtCTATGGAAAGTCTTATCTATTCCCAAATGACCTCCCacttcagaatgaaaaaattcaaaagcgggtttttctaaaatttggggtaaaactggtacgatggaagtttgatttcttttattgcTATCGGTCATTAttctacataatattttttcatccaaatcataataataattatcattttcttttttaaaagatttcatttcatCAAGTA is part of the Artemia franciscana chromosome 1, ASM3288406v1, whole genome shotgun sequence genome and harbors:
- the LOC136033211 gene encoding uncharacterized protein LOC136033211; the encoded protein is MAFKQWRHPKKTFESSQSSQESFNSPEPRNQQDESISKPSTSRGEEIYEGQAGSTPKSQTSSSNEPETNSTSTSSSDTDNESDADKLKDSEGTRPHSATAQAKMAQLKRQKFLKKQYKKFDLISLAKPKKKTESTEEKVTTPSGRVVKKPDKLDC